The Halotia branconii CENA392 region ATTACTGTCTACGTTTTTTATTGAGTTTCTTGATTTATTCTTGCCTCAAGTAGTTAACCAAATAGACCGCGATTCTATTCAATTTTTACCCCAGGATGTGTTTACAGATGTCACCTCTAGGGAAAAGAAGGAAATTGACTTGCTGGCTCAAGTGCGTTATTAAGGGCAGGAAACTTGTTTTTTAATTCACGTCGAAAATCAGTCTTATACTGAAACAGTATTTGCCAAACGAATGTTTAAATATTTTGCTCGGCTTCATGAGAAATATGATTTACCAATTTATCCAGTTGTAGTATTTTCTTTTGATGAACCACTGCGCCCTGAGCCTCAAATTTATCGCGTTAGTTTTCCTGATTTAAATGTACTGGAATTTCAGTTTGCTGCCATTCAATTAAATCGCTTAAGTTGGCGGGATTTTATCACTCAGCCTAATCCGGTTGCCGCTGCCTTAATGTCGAAAATGAATATTCCAAAGCTTGAACGTCCACAGGTAAAGGCGGAATGTTTGCGGCTGCTGGCAACGCTAAAACTAGATCCAGCCCGGATGCAATTGATTTCGGGATTTGTTGATACGTATTTGCGCCTGGATGATACCGAGAAACAGGTTTTTCAGGCAGCAATCAGTACAATGGGACTAGAGGAACAGGAGGAAATCATGGAGATCGTAACGAGCTGGCAACAAGAAGGCGCTCAGAAAGCCCATAGAGCGATCGCACGATCAAACTTATGTGACATACTGTTCTAGCATGTTTTTGTAATACCTTTAATATCGCTTCAGCGCGGTTGAGAGATTGGTATTCTTGCAACATGGGATTACGCCGACCTACTTATTTGTGAAATGTAAGTCAAATAAAAATCATCACATTTAGTAGTGCAACACTAACATCTAACATCCAAAAGCTAAAATTTACTATGGAGTTTGGAGTCTTTTTCGCTAAGGTTGGAACTTGATTGAGGTCGGTTTGTGCCAATTCGGTTTTACTCAAAGACTGGACAAGACTCAAACCCAGAGATTGACTAGATATAGTTTTGGTGTAAGCAGCGCTGAGATAGGAAGTATATTGTGACTTTCTTGCCGTGTAAGCTTGGAAGAAAGGTAAACTCAAAACGTTCATGTAGTAACGCGCTTGAGAAGCATCACCAACTACATCCGCAGGTAATGAGACTTGTTGGCTGCCTGGGTTACTATTGCCAATTGTGGAGAAGTGAGTTCCACCTACAAGCATCACAAGATATTTTGGGGAAGTGGCAAACCAAGAAAAAGGTAGAATTTGCTCATATAAAGCTGGTGCAACAGTATCATCACTACTACCAACAATCATCACAGGAGTTTTAATTTGGCTTAAACCAGCTTTGCCAAAAATTGAACTAGTAACTGGGTTAACTGCGATCGCGGCTTTTATTCTCTCATCTCGCAAGTTATACTGTTGACCAGACTTACTGTTTAATGCCAAAGCACTACATTGAAATAGTAAAGACATATTCCAACTTTTATTTAGTGTCTTTGGTTGACAGTCTTTTTTTAGTTGTGCAAAGTTAATCTTTGCACCAGCTAAAGCTAAAGCAGTATAGCCACCTAATGATTGGCCAAAAATTCCCACTTGTTGGAGATTTAACCGACCTTTAAATCGTGAATCAGACTTGTTAATCTTTTCTAGTTGATTCAATACATATTTGATATCCAAAGGTCGGTCTTCAAATTCCCTTGGTTTTACTACTTCGTTGGCGTGTCCATCTAATGATAATCGCAGTTGTTTCGCATCGCTACCAGGGTGATTGGGAACAACTACAGCCAACCCGTATGACGCTAGATGATTGGCTAAATATTGAAAGTTACTGCTATCTGAACCTAAACCATGAGAAACCACAATTACGGGTGCAGGACTTTGAACATTGGGAAGATAAACATCAGTCAACAAAAGCCGCTGGCGTGTCGAGTCGAAAAATTTTAATGTATATTTTTGCGACTTAAATTTTCCCTGACCCCGTAAATCTGGTAACTGAGTAAGAGGTTTTGTAATGGTATCAGCTTCTATATTAGACTTTTGAGTAACCGTAGCGATCGCTTGTTGAGTTTGGTTGATTACTTTTTCTAATTCCCCAGCGATAGCAAAGCTACGTGCTAAATCAACATGAATAATCTTAGTAGGATACTTACGCAACAGATTTAATAATGTTAAACCTTCTGGTTCAGCAGCAGCAGCAATTAGCGCTGACCGCAAAGCATAAAATCTTGGTTGTGGTTGACGAGATTTAGTTTTAATCGCTGTTGATAAACGACTTAACAGTGATTCTCCTTGAGGTGTATGGAGAAATTGAGAAGCTACCACCGGACTCACTTTGACAGGAGTAAGTAAAATTTGTTGTAATTCTTGAAATTGTTTTGGTGGCAAATATTGCTGATAAATTGCCAATTCGTCATCAATTACGCCGTTGTTAGCATAATTTTCTAAAGTAGTGGCTGAAATTGACAAATTTAAGGCCGAATAAGATGCATAAATTCGTTCTGCTGCCATTACAGAGTTAGTAATTCCAAATGTTGGCAGCAGCATTGAAAGAACCAGCAAGAGCGAATTTTTTCTCAGGGTGCTAGTCCATTTACTAAACAAACTATTCATCGCTCAACTGTTTCGGTGATCTTGTTTCACGAGGCGTTGGCTTTGGTAGTTATTCAGACACCCTAATTAACAGTGAACAGTTATCAATGATGTATTTGGATTGAAGTCTTAGACTGAATCAGTGAACAGTTAATAATTAACAGTGATGACTGATAACTGACTTAAGTCCTCGACTGAAACTGTGATAACTGATTTAATATTGTTCGTTGTTCGCCTCAAAAATTATGAATTATTTTGAGTTTTTTCTCTTGATTACTATGTGAAAATTTTCATCAGGTAGAGACACGTAGATAAACAAAGTATTCACTTAGTCAGAGATTAGCTTGCACTCACTATGAAATCATAACAAATGAAAAATTACCCTGCCTCAGTATTTTTTGTGTAGCTTTAAACGTACAATAGATAGACTTACTTTAGTATCAATTGAAACTGCTGCATCAATTGAATTAATTCGACTTTCCTAAGGCGATCGCTACTGAACCACCGACTACCAATAATGCTCCTAATACACCTATTAAGGTTATGTTTTCTGGAGGAATTAAAGAAGGTACAAATACTGATACTAATTCAACAGAAATTAAAGTAAAAACAGGAGCTAAAGCTAGCACTGCACTGACTCTCGATGCTTCCCAATGTTCTAATGATTCTGCAAAAGCGCCATAGGCAATTAAAGTATTAAAAGCACAAAATACTAACATTCCTAGATGTAAACTATTGAGCGTTAAAATAGATTCTACTTTGGCTAATGGAGTGAATAATAAAGCACATCCTCCGTAAATAATTAGCATGATATTAGCAGAAGACAAAGATTGTAATAATTGCTTTTGTGCCAAAGCATAAATAGCCCATGCAGCTGCTCCTAACACAACCAAACCACTACCAAAAAGATATGTATCGTGTGCTGTAATTAAGTTAGTCAGCTGGTCATGAAAAAATACCAAATAACCACAAGTAAGAACACTGACACCCAGCCATTGATAGAGTGTGTAACGTTCTTGAAAAATCACTAAACCACCTAAACCTAATAAAAGAGCAGCTAATTGAATGAGTACTTCAGCGTTAGCCGGTGATGTTAAAGCTAAACCTTGCATGAACAGGAAGTAGTTAGCTGCTAAAAATAAAGTAGCAATTGTCAACAGTTTCCCAGAGACAAAACGTAATTGTTCTAACTTTGGTAATTGACCGCGTACCCCTAAATATACTGCTAGCAATATAAATGATGCTAAAAAACGAAACCAAACGACGGTATAGACATCAAGTGCTTGCAGCGTTACCTTGAGTGCAATAGGTAAAATTCCCCATAAAAAGACGGTCAGCAGGGATAACGCTAGACCTAAACGCCAACGACCAGAGCTTTGATGTAGTGACATTTAGCGATCGTAACAAAAATTTGATTAGTAAGTCCTTTCTACTTTGCTGAACGCAAGTTCACCGGGCGCTATCTTGAGCTTTTCCTTGTTTTGCAGGCAAAGGAGAAATTCATCTAACTAAATATTTTTTTGTGAATAAAGAAATAATAACTTTCTGTACAGTTACTATTAGCTTAAAAACTTTATGTACAATCTAATATGTTTATTCAGTGTTTTTTATGACTGAAAAGCATGAAAATTATACTTTTAATAAGTGTGCTAGTACTTACTAGCTTACCCATTTGTTTATTGTTGACCTCAAAAAATCGATTTTTGCTCAAATTTTTGACAGTACAAAGCCAGCAGGCACTCTCAAGCCTAGCAGATAGATTCAAATTACCATCTTTTAAACTTCAAAAGTCTTATAAAACAACTTCATCGTCCACATCATCTGTTAAGGCTGTTGGAAAAGGTTTAACAAAACCTCAACGATTAGCATCAAGATTATCAAAATCAATCACAATTGCTGTGATCGTTTTGGTAGCAATCATAGCTGGAAACACTGTATCTGCTCAGGTGACAGGCACAGCAGCTCTAGCT contains the following coding sequences:
- a CDS encoding alpha/beta hydrolase — its product is MNSLFSKWTSTLRKNSLLLVLSMLLPTFGITNSVMAAERIYASYSALNLSISATTLENYANNGVIDDELAIYQQYLPPKQFQELQQILLTPVKVSPVVASQFLHTPQGESLLSRLSTAIKTKSRQPQPRFYALRSALIAAAAEPEGLTLLNLLRKYPTKIIHVDLARSFAIAGELEKVINQTQQAIATVTQKSNIEADTITKPLTQLPDLRGQGKFKSQKYTLKFFDSTRQRLLLTDVYLPNVQSPAPVIVVSHGLGSDSSNFQYLANHLASYGLAVVVPNHPGSDAKQLRLSLDGHANEVVKPREFEDRPLDIKYVLNQLEKINKSDSRFKGRLNLQQVGIFGQSLGGYTALALAGAKINFAQLKKDCQPKTLNKSWNMSLLFQCSALALNSKSGQQYNLRDERIKAAIAVNPVTSSIFGKAGLSQIKTPVMIVGSSDDTVAPALYEQILPFSWFATSPKYLVMLVGGTHFSTIGNSNPGSQQVSLPADVVGDASQARYYMNVLSLPFFQAYTARKSQYTSYLSAAYTKTISSQSLGLSLVQSLSKTELAQTDLNQVPTLAKKTPNSIVNFSFWMLDVSVALLNVMIFI
- a CDS encoding DMT family transporter: MSLHQSSGRWRLGLALSLLTVFLWGILPIALKVTLQALDVYTVVWFRFLASFILLAVYLGVRGQLPKLEQLRFVSGKLLTIATLFLAANYFLFMQGLALTSPANAEVLIQLAALLLGLGGLVIFQERYTLYQWLGVSVLTCGYLVFFHDQLTNLITAHDTYLFGSGLVVLGAAAWAIYALAQKQLLQSLSSANIMLIIYGGCALLFTPLAKVESILTLNSLHLGMLVFCAFNTLIAYGAFAESLEHWEASRVSAVLALAPVFTLISVELVSVFVPSLIPPENITLIGVLGALLVVGGSVAIALGKSN